The Psychrobacillus sp. FSL K6-4046 DNA window TCCTGATGGGGGCGTTATTATGGCTGATTTATTTACAGAAATAAAAGGCAAGCTGCAAAGTAAAAATGTAACCATTATATTACCAGAGGGAAACGATCCAAGAATAATTGAGGCAGCATTAAAATTGCAGGAAGAGGGAGTAATTCAGCCTATTGTCATAGGAAATGAGAGGGATATTCCAAGTGGCTTACAGGTGTTGAACCCCGCAACCTATGAACATATGGACGAACTAGTAAATGCTTTTGTGGAAAGACGCAATGGTAAAGTGACTATAGAAGAGGCAAGAGAAATATTAAAGGATGTTAACTATTTTGGCACAATGCTTGTTTATACAAAAAAAGCGGACGGGCTAGTAAGTGGAGCAGCACATACAACGGCAGAAACTGTGCGACCGGCCTTACAAATTATCAAAACCAAGCCTGGAATTACTAAGACTAGTGGGGCATTTCTAATGGTAAAGAATGATACACGCTATATTTTTGCCGACTGTGCCATTACAATTGCTCCGACAAGTGATGACTTAGCAGAAATTGCAGTGGAGGGAGCTAAGACAGCTGCTGCATTTGGTATAGAGCCAAAGGT harbors:
- the pta gene encoding phosphate acetyltransferase, with translation MADLFTEIKGKLQSKNVTIILPEGNDPRIIEAALKLQEEGVIQPIVIGNERDIPSGLQVLNPATYEHMDELVNAFVERRNGKVTIEEAREILKDVNYFGTMLVYTKKADGLVSGAAHTTAETVRPALQIIKTKPGITKTSGAFLMVKNDTRYIFADCAITIAPTSDDLAEIAVEGAKTAAAFGIEPKVAMLSFSTKGSAKSEETDKVVQATRLARERVPQLVIEGELQFDASIVPSIADKKAPGATVRGDANVFVFPSLESGNIGYKIAERLGGFEAIGPILQGLNAPVNDLSRGCNAEDVYKLAYITAAQALD